A window of Rhizobium sp. CC-YZS058 genomic DNA:
CGAGCTTGCCGGCTTCCTTGAGCGCGGCGATGGCGCCGAGCGCCATTTCGTCATTGCCCGAGATCACGCCGATGATGTCCGGATTGGCCTGCAGCATGGACTGCATCTTGTCGTGGCCCTGGGTGCGGTTCCAGTTGGCGACTTCCGAGGCAGCCTTTTCGAGGTCCGGATACTGCGTCAGGACGGTTTCGTAGCCGTTCGAGCGGGTGGCGGCATTGTTGTCCGAGGGGGCGCCGAACAGCTCGACATACTTGCCCTTCTGGCCAACGCTTTCGACCCACTGCGTGGCGCCGAGGGCAGCACCCTGGGCGTTGTTCGAGACGAGCTGCGCCTTGGCGAGACCCTCCTGGTTGATCTCCGCATTGACGAGGAAGACCGGGATGTTGGCGGCAACGGCCTTCTTGACCGCGCCGACCGAACCGTCGGCATTCGCCGGATCGAGGATGATGGCGACCGACTTGTTGGTGATGGCGGTGTCGACCAGGTTGCTTTCGGTGTTGGTGTCACCCTTGTGCGCGCCGACCTGGGCGGTGTAGCCGAGCTTTTCCGCAGTCGCCTTGGCGACATTGCCTTCGGTCAGCCAGTAGGGGTTGGACGGGTCGTTGACGATGACCGTGATCAGGCCTTCGGCCCAGGCCGAGCTCGCGAAGATCGTGGCGGCGGCAACGGCGCCCAACAGGACCCGGGTACCTTTCTTGAACATGCTTCTCTCTCCCATTCGACAGGTTTTGATGAGCCGGACATCCGGCGGTTTTCCGCGCCCGGCGTGCCGGGCGGAGAAGGGGTGGGGCCGCAGCGCCTAGCGGGCGCGCTTGCCGTATTGCAGGCTGTTGAGCAGCACTGCGAGAACGATGACGGCGCCGGTGAAGACGGTCTGCCAATAGGCCGAGACGCCGATGATCACGAGACCGTCCGACAGGAAGCCGATGACGAAGGCGCCGAGCATGGTGCCGCGGATCGTGCCGCGCCCGCCGGTGAGCGCCGCGCCGCCGATCACCACGGCGGCAATCGCCGTCAGTTCATAGGTGGTGCCGGCGGTGGGGCCGGCCGAGGTCAGCTGCGAGGAGAGCACGAGGCCGGCGATGGCGGCGCAGATGCCCGACAGAACGTAGACCGTGACCTTGACGAACTTGACCGGCACGCCGGAAAGATCCGCCGCGCGCTCGTTGCCGCCGGAGGCATAGAGCCAGCGGCCGAAGGCGGAGCGGCTGAGCATGACGCCGCAGAGGATGGCGAGCACGGCAAGCACGATGACGCCGATCGGCACGCCGCCCAGACGATTGAAGCCGAGCCAGTCGAAGCCGGTATTGCCGAGCTCGGGACGGCCGCCGAGATTGTTGAAGGTGAGACCATTGGTCATCAGCAGCGCGATGCCGCGGGCGACATAGAGCACGCCCAGCGTGGCGACGAAGGCCGGCACCCGCAGGAAGGCGATCAGCACGCCATTGACCGCGCCGACAACGGCGCCGAGCAGGCAGGTGAGCACGACCACCACCCAGACCGGGGGATAGAGGATGACGCCGAGCGCATCGAGGTGGACACCCTGCATCAGCCAGCCGGCGACGACGCCCGCAAGCCCAAGCGTGGAGCCGACCGACAGATCGATGCCGCCATTCAGGATCACCAAGAGCATGCCGATCGCCAGCAGGCCGAAGATTGCCACATGCGAGGCCATGATCAGGAAGTTGTTGACGGTGAAATAATAGGGCGAAAGGAAGGAGAAGACGACGATGATCGCGATCAGCGCGAAGAAGGCGCGGCCTTCGAGCAGCAGATGGGCGATGTCAAGCTTGCGCTTCGGCTTTGCCGGGGCGGCTGCCGGCTTGGTGGAGCCGGCGGGGAGGGAGGTGTTCGTTGCGGACATGGTCAGGTTCCTTCTGCTCCGGCTCTAGTGCGCAGCCTCGCCGGAGGCGGCCATGATCTTTTCCTTGGTGACGTGCTGGTCGAACTCGGCGGAAATCTTCCCGCGGCGCATCACGATGATCCGGTGGGCGATGCTCAGGCATTCGCCGACTTCCGATGTCGAATAGAGGACCGCGAGGCCCTGCTTGGCGCGCTCGGCCAGAAGCTTGAACACTTCCGACTTCGCGCCGATGTCAATTCCCCGGCTCGGCTCGTCGAGCAGGATGACGGTCGGGTCGGTGGCCAGCATCTTGCCGATCACCACCTTCTGCTGGTTGCCGCCAGAGAGCGATCCGATCGCCGCGCCGCCGCCATCCGTCTTGATGTGAACCTTGCGGATCGAATCGGCGACGATCGACTGTTCGGCGCCGGGCGAGGTGAAGAGGCCCTTGGTGAAGGCGCGGATGCTGGCGAGCGACAGGTTGGCGCCGACGCTCATCGTCTGCACCAGGCCGTCGCGCTGGCGATCTTCCGGCACGAGCGCCAGGCCCATGGCGATGCGGTCGGCGATGGAGAAGCGGGAGATGTCCTCTCCCTCAAGGAGCACACGGCCGCTGGACGGCGTCAGCCGGCCGGCGATGCATTCGAGGAGCTCGGTCCGCCCGGCGCCCATCAGGCCATAGATGCACACGACTTCGCCGGCGCGCACCGAGAGCGACAGATTGTCGACCACGGAATAGCCGGCACCGGCCGGATCCGGAACGCTGAGATTTTCGACCTTCAGCGCCACATCGCCCATCACGTGTCCGGTCGGCGGCGAGCCGAGGTCGAAGTTCTCGCCGACCATGTTGCGCACGATCCATTCGAGATCGATGCTCTTGCGCTCGGCATAGGCCGTCATCGTGCCGTCGCGCAGCACCACCGCATGGTGGGTGATCTGCAGCGCTTCTTCGAGATGGTGGGAGATATAGACGATCGACACGCCGCGGGCTGTCAGGTCGCGGATGACCTTGAACAGCACCTCGACCTCCGAGGCGGACAGTGCCGATGTCGGCTCATCCATGATCAGGATGCGGCTGTCGACCGAAAGCGCGCGGGCGATCTCGACGATCTGCTGCTGGCCGAGCCGCAGCTCCTCCACCAGCGCGAGCGGATCGATATCCTCTTCGAGCTCTTCGAGCAGCAGGCGCGTCTGGCGTTCCTCTTCGGCGTAGTCCACGCCGGTCGCCATCATGATCTCGCGGCCCATGAAGATGTTGTCGCGCACGTTCAAGTTGGGCGCGAGGCTGAGTTCCTGGTGGATGATCGAGACGCCGAGGTCGCGGGCGTGCGACGAGGAGGTGAAGACCACCGGCTGGCCATCGAGTACGATTTCGCCGGAGGTCGGCTGAACGACACCCGATAGGATCTTCATCAGCGTCGATTTGCCGGCGCCGTTCTCTCCGAACAGAGTCGTGACCTGACCCTTGCGGATCTCGAAGTTGACACCCTTCAGCGCATGGATGCTGCCATAGGATTTCGCAATGTTGCGGGCGGCGAGAACGACGTCGCCCTGGCCGGCGGCGGAACGGACGGGCGTGCTCATTGGACGTCGAGCCTCACCGGCGTGATCAGCCAGCTCTTCGGATTGATCAGCTTGAAGACACCGACGACCTTGGCCGTCTTGCCAGTCAGACTGTCGGCGCCGGCATTGGCCAGCACATCCTTCTTCATCTGGTTGTTGATGGCCGAGCCGGCGTTCTGATACTCGATCTGGTTGGTGAACTGGCCGAACTCGATCGCACCCGTCGCATCGCGCAGGTCCGTGCCGTTGACGGCGGGGCCGGTCTGGACACGCACCACCACGTCGGCCGGCAGCTCGCCGCCGCTGAACACATGCGCATTGCCCTTGCGCTCGCCGGCCGTGGCCGTGAAGGAAACGGGGAAGACCGGGCCGGTGCTGGTCGCAACACCATATTTCTCGGCCGCGGCCTTCTTGTCGGCGGCGATCGCGGCGGCAAGCTCGGGAGCGGCGACGGCGCGTTTCTCGACATCGGCCTTGATCTTCGGGAAGTTCTCCGCGCCGAAGGCTTCCGGCGAGAACACGGCCTGGCGCACGTCATGCTCGGAGCCGATCTGCACGATCCGTGTGTCGTAGGCCATGGCAGCCAGCAGAACGATCCCGGCGACGCCGGCGATCAGGCCGCGGCGACTTGCCGGCGCCTGTCTCGGGATCTTGCGTGTCGTGACTGTGCTCATGCTCAATAACCTCGATGATGACCCGCCGGCGAGACCGCCAGCGTCCGGTGTGCCCAATCCCGGTGCCCTCCGCCTCAGGCCGGCCAAGGCGGCGGGGCAAGCAAATTGGGTGGTGAGTGTCGTGTTCCGCCCGTCCTTGCCGCCCGGCATCTCCTCATCCAACGCCGGGCGAGCGGCCTATCTTGTGATAGGTCTGTGTTAAATATTGCATCGACCCTGATGCAGTTTCAGTAACCTGTCAATGACCCTTTTCAGAGGGTTCATCTTTGTCCAAGCGTTCTTCGATCATGCCGAACCAGCCCGCGTCCCGTCGCACGCCGCTCCGCCTGCGACGCTCGTCCCGGATGTCCGTACCGATGATCCTGCAGCCGTGAAGGATGCGAATCCATCAAGCAAGTCCCTGATCGCGAACGGAATTGGCGCTGCCAGCATTGTTCGGCAACTTGGGCATCCGGTCCCGGCGGATCGAAACGACGTGTGGTGTAAAGTCCTCCTGCCATCCAGTGCGGCGCAGCATCCTCCTCGGGCGCTCGCTCCGTTGACAGGGGGAAGCTTATATGAAAAAAAATTCTGCGCCAGAAAAAAATTTCGGTCGCTGTGTGAATAATCCGTGATAAGTTGGCGGTCAGGGTCACAGCTGTGGTTCGTCGGCGCGTTGCGGTCTGGAGGGCTGTGGCGGTGTCGGGATGGAGGAGCAGGATGAGGCGTCGGCGGAGGAAAGCCGGAGCGGGGAACCGCCGCGGCGGGCGACCTCTCAGTCAAGGATCGTGAGTATGCAGAACGGATGCGACGTGCTGATCGGGATCGATTCGGGCACTTCGGTGATCAAGGCGGTGGCCTTCGATCTCGCCGGGGGGCAGATCGCCTCGGCTTCGGTGCGCAACAGCTACAAGACCGGCCTCGACGGTTCGGCCACCCAATCGCTCGGCCAGACCTGGCGCGATTGCGTTTCTGCCTTGCGCGGCCTGTCGGAAAAGGTGGACCGGCTTGCCGAACGGACTGCGGCGCTCTCCGTCACGGCGCAGGGCGACGGGACCTGGCTGGTGGGCAAAGGCAACGAGGCGGTCGGTGAGGCCTGGCTCTGGCTCGACGCGCGCGCGGCGCCCACCGTCAGGCGACTTGCTGCCGGGCCGCAGAACCGTGCGCGGTTCGAGGCGACGGGCACCGGGCTCAACACCTGCCAGCAGGGCGCGCAGATCGCCCATATGGACCGCCATCACACGGGCCTGCTGGATCAGGCCGAGGTCGCGCTGCACTGCAAGGACTGGCTCTATCTGAACCTGACCGGCGTGCGCGCCACCGATCCGTCGGAGGCGAGCTTCACCTTCGGCGACTTCCGCAGCCGCTCCTACAGCGACGCGGCGATCGAGGCGCTAGGGCTCGGCCATCGGCGTTCGCTGTTGCCCGAGATCGTCGATGGCACAGAGGTCACCCATGGCCTTTCCGCGCGCGCCGCGGCCGAAACCGGGCTTCTGGCCGGCACGCCGGTCTCGCTCGGCTATGTCGACATGGTGATGACCGCGCTGGGCGCCGGCATTCGCACGAGCCGTACCAATGCCGCCTGTTCCACCATCGGCTCGACCGGCGTTCACATGCGTGCCAAGGCGGCGGGTGAGGTGGAGCTCAATGCCGAAGGCACCGGCTATGTGATCGCCCTGCCGATCCCGGGAATCGTCACCCAGGTGCAGACGAATATGGCCGCCACGCTCAATATCGACTGGATCCTCCAGCTCGCCGGCGACCTGATGGCCGATGCCGGCCGCGAGATCCCGCACAGCGAGCTGGTCGCCCGGATCGAAGGCTGGCTGAAGGCCTCAAAGCCCGGCGCTCTTCTCTATCATCCCTATATTTCCGAAGCGGGCGAACGCGGGCCCTTCGTCAATGCGGATGCGCGGGCGGGCTTCATCGGCCTGTCGATGCGCCACCGATTCGCCGATCTCCTCCGTGCCGTGGTCGAAGGGCTCGGCATGGCGACGCGCGACTGTTACGCGGCCATGGGCGCCCTGCCGCAGGAGCTTCGGCTGACCGGCGGCGCGGCTCGTTCCGGGGCGTTGCGCAGCGTGATCTCGGCTGCCATCGGCGCGCCGGTCCGCATTTCGAGCCGGGAGGAGGCCGGCGCCGCCGGCGCGGCCATGATGGCCGCGGTCGCCATCGGCGCCTATCCCGACATGGACAGCTGCATCGATGCCTGGGTAACGCCTCTCTTGGGCGCGGCCGAGGCACCCGATCGGGCTTTGTCCTACCACTATACCACGCTGTTCCCGGCCTATGCGGGCGCCCGCCATGCGCTGTCGCCCGTCTGGGATCAGCTGGCCGAAATTCCGGGCCCGGCCGAGGATGGACCGGTGCTCACCACTCATGAAGATGCGGCGCTATCCGCGCAAGGAGAGGCACAATGAACGATATCACCGAGGTCGATCTCGTCGTCATCGGCGGCGGCATCAATGGCGCGGGCATTGCCCGCGATGCAGCCGGCCGGGGTCTCTCCGTCATCCTGTGCGAGAAGGGCGATCTGGCCGAGGGAACCTCCTCGCGCTCCGGCAAGCTGGTGCATGGCGGCTTGCGCTATCTTGAATATTATGAATTCCGCCTGGTTCGCGAGGCGCTGATCGAGCGCGAGGTGCTGCTCAATTCCGCGAGCCACATCATCTGGCCGATGCGCTTCGTTCTGCCGCACAGCCCCGACGATCGGCCGGCCTGGCTCGTTCGGCTCGGCCTGTTCCTCTATGACCATCTCGGCGGTCGCAAGCGCCTGCCGGGCACGCGCCAGCTCGACCTGCGCCGCGCGCCGGAAGGTGCGCCGATTCTCGACCAGTACACCAAGGGGTTCGAGTATTCCGACTGCTGGGTGGATGATGCGCGCCTCGTGGTTCTCAATGCCGTCGATGCCGCCGAGCGCGGCGCGACCGTTCTGACCCGCACCGCCTGCACCTCGGCCCGCCGCGAAAACGGCGGCTGGCGGGTGGACCTGCGCGACATGCGCGACGGCTCGGTGCGCACGGTGCGCGCCAAGGTGGTCGTCAATGCCGCCGGCCCGTGGGTCAACGACATCGTCAACCGCGTCGCCGGCTCCAACAGCCGCCGCAATGTCCGCCTCGTCAAGGGCAGCCACATCATCGTGCCGAAGTTCTGGGAGGGCCAGCAGGCCTATCTCGTCCAGAACCACGACAAGCGCGTCATCTTCATCAACCCCTATGAAGGCGACAAGGCGCTGATCGGCACCACCGACATTCCTTATGAAGGCATGCCGGAAGACGTGACCGCGGACGAGGCCGAGATCGCCTATTTGATGGCGGCCGTAAACCGCTACTTCAAGGAGAAGCTGCGCCGCTCCGACGTGATCGAGAGCTTCTCGGGCGTGCGGCCGCTCTTCGACGACGGGCAGGGCAACCCCTCCGCCGTCACCCGCGACTATGTCTTCGATCTCGACGAAACCGGTGGCGCACCGCTGCTCAACGTCTTCGGCGGCAAGATCACCACCTTCCGCAAGCTCTCCGAACATGCGCTGCAGAAGATCGCCGGCTTCTTCCCGCAGATGAAGGGCGACTGGACGCGGGGCGCGACCCTGCCGGGCGGCGAGATCCCGGACGCGGACTATGTCCGCTTTGCGGAAGAGATGCGGGTCCGCTATCCGTGGATGCCGCGTGCGCTGCTCAGCCATTACGGTCGTCTCTATGGCGCGCGGCTGACGCGCATCGTCGGCGACGCGACCGCGCTGGAAGGGCTTGGCCGTCATTTCGGCGGCAACCTCTACGAGGCCGAGGTTCGCTATCTCGTTGAGCATGAATGGGCGGAGACGGCCGAGGATGTCTTCTGGCGGCGGACGAAGGAAGGTCTGCGCATGACGGCCGCCGAGAAGGCCGCCTTCTCCGCCTGGTTCGACGACAGTTTCGCCCGCGCCGCCTGAGCGCCCCTGAAAGATCGAGAGAGAACCATGGCGCTGACGCTGTCCCTCAACACCAATCCGCTGGTCAACCGCTTCGCCCGGCCCGACGACCTGATCGACACGGTCGCCCGCGACTTGAAGATCCGTGATCTGCAGTTGACCCACGAATTCATCAATCCGAGCTGGCCGGCGCCCGTGATCCGCCGTCTCACGCGCGAGATGGATGCGGCTCTTGCACGCACGGGCGTGCGGGTGACCTCCGGCATGACCGGCCCCTATGGGCGCCTCAACCATTTTGGTCATCCCGACCGCGACGTGCGGCGCTATTATGTCGACTGGTTCAAGACCTTTGCCGATATCATCGGCGATCTCGGCGGGAGCTCGGTCGGCACGCAATTCGCGATCTTCACCTATGAGGATTATGACGATCCGACCCGTCGGGAGGCGCTGATCGACATCGCCATCGAGTGCTGGGCCGAAGTGGCCGAGCATGCGAAGGCCGCTGGCCTTTCCTATGTCTTCTGGGAACCCATGAGCATCGGCCGCGAATTCGGCGAAACGATCGACGCCTGCCTAGCCCTGCAGGACCGCCTGACGGCCGCCAACATGGCGGTGCCGATGTGGATGATGGCCGATATCGATCATGGCGATGTTACTTCCGCCAATCCCGACGATTTCGACCCCTATGCCTGGGCACGCGCCGTGCCGAAGGTTTCGCCGATCATCCATATCAAGCAGAGCCTGATGGACAAGGGCGGCCACCGCCCGTTCACCGCCGCTTTCAACGCCAAAGGCCGAATCCAGCCGCAGCCGCTGCTCCAAGCTTTCGCGGCCGGCGGCGCGCGAGACAACGAGGTTTGCCTCGAACTGTCCTTCAAGGAGCGTGATCCGAACGACCGCGAGGTGATTCCACAGATCGCCGAAAGCATCGCCTTCTGGGCGCCGCACATCGACACCGGCGCGGCCGATCTCAAGGTTTAGGAACGCAGGATGGGTACAGAGACTGAACGATCCAGCGTGACAGGTCGAGAAAGACACTGCTAATATAATGCCGCGATGGCAGAAGCAGTGGGCGCCGTGCCGGCCGGCGCGTCGAGGGGGATGAGCCACCTCGACCTTGGCAAGGGCTTTGCCTTCGTTCTGGAGTGACGCGGATGGGGCTGTTCCCGATCAGCATCACGCTTATGATACGGAAAACCCGCACGGGCTGGTCTATGGCCGTGCGGGTCAATTTTCGACATAAGTGAAACGGCGGCCGGGGGTGCAACCCCGGCTGCCACTTCAGAACTCTATGATGGACGCCAACGAATTTCAAGGTTTCTCGATCGATCGCGCCGATCCGATCCGATCGGAGAGACCTGGGCACACGCCTTCGTGTGCAGACGGACGAGCCAACGGATGGTGTCCGGCTGGTGCGGACCGGTGGATGGATAGGATGCCATGGATACGGAAGACTCACTCGCCATTCGTGCCGCCTGGCTGCATTATGTCGGGGGGCTGACGCAATCGGCGGTCGCAAAGCGGCTCGGCTTGCCATCGGTCAAGGCGCACCGGCTGATTGCGCGTGCGGTGGCCGACGGCGTTGTCAAAGTGACGATCGACGGCGACATCGTCGGCTGCGTCGAGCTCGAGGCACGGCTCGCCCAACGCTACGGGCTCGATCACTGTCAGGTTGCGCCGGACCTTGGCGAAGAGGGGCTTCCACTCCGCGCCCTGGCCCAGGCTGGTGCGTCCTTTCTGCGACGGGAGATCGAGGGCAGCGAGCCGCGAGTGATCGGCCTTGGCCATGGACGGACGCTGGCGGCGGCGGTCCACCAATTGCCGCGGGTCAGCGGAACCGGCGCGCGCTTCGTCTCGCTGTTGGGCGGGCTGACGCGCAACTATTCGGTCAATCCCCACGACGTCATGCACAAGATCGCCGAGAAGACCGGCGCGCTCTCCTATGTCATGCCGGTGCCGTTCTTCGCCAACACGGCGGAGGACCGCGAGGTTCTCCTGTCCCAGAAAGGTGTGGGCGAGGTCTTCGACATGGCACGGCAGGCGGATTTGAAGTTCGTCGGGATCGGCACGGTCGAGCCCGCGGCACAGCTCGTCTCCTCCGGAATGATCGAGGCGCGGGAGATCCGGGAAATCTCGGAGGATGGCGGGGTGGGCGAGCTGCTGGGTCACTTCTTCGACGCGTCCGGACGCTTGCTCGAAACGCCGCTGACGGCCCGCACGCTTTCGGTTCCCTTTTCCGACAGGGGAGCCGATCGGATCATCGCGGTGGCCGGCGGCCCCGCTAAGCTCGATGCGATCCGCGCGGTCCTCGCCAGCCGCCGCCTTTCAGGGCTGGTCACCGACGAAGTGACGGCCGCAGCCTTGCTTGGTTCCTGAGCGATGCTCGCCACAGGCCTCCACGTCTGATCGAGGGAGAGGTCAGCCGCCGCCGAGCACGCGTCGGCTGGCATCGTCCATGGCGCGGCTTTGGTCCTGTCCGTCCCGCTTGAGGCCCTGGGCCGTGTTGCCGCAGGCCGAAAGGGTCAAGGCTGCCAGCGCAACGGCGAGCAGGGCGGTGCGGGTCTTGTGAGAGGTCATGGTCGCTCCTTGTCAAAAAGGGTCGCATGCAGACCCATGACAGGGGATGTGTCGCGCAGACCTGGGAAGTCAATCCGCGCCGGTGTCTTGTCCGGCCGCTGCAGCCATGGGCTGGCTGTTCGGAAAGCGGCGGCTGAGGAGGCGGCTGCCGCGCAGGCCGAAGCGCCACGGGCGATCCATGTCGCGGCTGATGCCGATCCGTGGCCCCGTCTGCACGTCGGCAACCGCGTCGGAGGCCACAAGCGTGAAAGGTGAGGAGAGCATGTCGGCGCCATCCTCGGCGATCGTGATGCCAAGCGCCTGGCAGAGCCGGCCGGGGCCGGCGCAAAAAAGGGCGGGTGCGACATCACCCCGGCGGGCCGCCATCGTCTCCAGTCCCGTTTCGGGTGCGAGCGCGCGCAGCAGGACGGCGCTGCCCGGTTCGCAGACGATGTTCAGGCACCAGTGGATGCCGTAGGACCGGTAGACATAGGCATGGCCGGCCGGCCCGAACATGGCGCGGTTGCGCGGCGTCGGCCCTCGGAAACTGTGTGACGCGGCATCCTGCGGTTCATAGGCCTCGGTCTCGACGATCATTCCTCCGACCCCTTCGAACAGGAGCCGCGCGCCGATCAACAGCGGCGCGACTGCAGAAGCCGGCCGTTCGAAGAAGGCACGATCGATCAAGGTCTTATCCTCCGCTTCCTATCCGGTCTCCGCTCTGCCGCAAACACGGAACCAAGCACGCCTGTTTTCGTTCTGCCGAAAAGGAGCGGTTCATGTCCAGACACGCGATGCAATCCTTCACCCTTTCGCTGCCCATCTGCGTCCGCGCGCTCGCGCTCGCCGGCATGCTGGCTGCAGGTTCGGTGGCGGAGGCACAGGACGGCCGGAGCGCCTGCCGCACGACGCCCCCGGCAGCGCAAGGGGAGGGCGCGCCGAAAAGCGAGGGGCAGAGCCTGACCGAGACGCTCGACAGCTGCAACAGCGTGCTGACCCCGCCGCGCGTGGGAGATGGCGACCTGGTCGAGCCGGCACCGGACGCGGGCAAGACCCCGGTCATCACGCCGGGCGACCTGCCGCCACAGGGCAATCCATCCAACAACCCCGGCTAGGCGAGCCGCAGCGAGAGAGCGGCGCGGGAGGGACAGCCCGCGCCATGACGAGAGAGGGACAGATGACAGGACATGGCGCAACCGCAGCGCCCGCGCGGATCACCGCTCGGGACGAGGCACATGGGCGAACAGCGAAAAGCCCGACGGACATCCCCTTTCCCGGTTTGAAGGACGTGTTCTGGCGCGTGGTGGCGGAGGTCAGCAATGACCGGGTGACGCTGATCGCCGCCGGAGTGACCTATTATCTCCTGCTCGCGCTCTTCCCGACGCTGACCGCGCTCGTCTCTCTCTACGGCTTCGTCGCCGACCCCGGCGCGATCGGCGTGCAGGTCGGCCTGCTTGCCGACGTGTTGCCGGCGGGCTCGCTCGACCTCATCCTGAACCAGCTGAAGGCCCTGACCTCGCAGCCTGCATCGACGCTGTCGATCGGCTTCATCAGCGGCCTGGCAATCGCGCTCTGGAGCGCGCACAACGGCACGCGCGCCCTGTTCGATGCCATGAACATCGCCTATGGCGAAACCGAGCGACGCGGGTTCTTCCGATTGACCGGGCTCGCGATCCTGTTCACGCTCGGCGCCATCATCGTCGCCTGCGTCATCATCTCGGCCATCGGCGTCCTGCCGGCGGTTCTGTCCTATCTGTGGTTGGATCGCTGGGTGGAGCTTCTGGCACGCGCAGCGCGCTGGCCGGTCATGCTGGCTTTGGTGGCGGGTGGGACCATGCTGCTCTATCGCTATGGGCCTTGCCGGGAGGCCGCTCAATTGCGCTGGCTTTCGTGGGGCGCGCTCTTCACCAGCATTGCCTGGCTACTCGCCTCGCTGGCCTTTTCCTACTACCTCGACAACTTCGCCAACTACAATGCCACCTATGGCGCGCTCGGTGCTCTGATCGGCTTCATGGTCTGGATCTGGATGTCGGTCATCATTCTCATCATCGGCGCAGAGATCAATGCCGAGCTCGAGCGTCAAACGGCAGTGGACTCGACCACCGGAATGCCCCAACCTATGGGCAAGCGCGGCGCCTTCGCCGCCGATACCTTGGGTGAGGAACAGGGCTGAGCGCGCTGGCGCCGGCTCCTTGCAGTGACGGGTGGCACGAGAATGAGTGACGAGGCGCAAATCCGCGATGTGGTTCATCGCCTGGTTCATGCACTGGGGACGGGGGATGCGCCGGCGTTGGTGGCGTGTTTCCATCCGCAAGCGGTCATCATCGCCACGGATGGCACGGCGGTTCAATGCATGAGCGTGACGGACTATGCCGGGGCCTTGCCCTCAACGGATGCGGCGGAAACACCGCCCGGATCGCCGGACCTGACCATCTACGACATCACCGAGTCCGTTGCCGTCGTCAAGCTGATCGACAAGTTCGATGGGCGAAGCTTTGTCGGGCACCTTTCTCTGATCCGTCTCGGCGGACTTTGGCAGATCGCAAGCGTCAACTACCAACTGCGCAGCTAGGCACAACCGGCCGGCATCGTGCAG
This region includes:
- a CDS encoding D-ribose ABC transporter substrate-binding protein, which produces MFKKGTRVLLGAVAAATIFASSAWAEGLITVIVNDPSNPYWLTEGNVAKATAEKLGYTAQVGAHKGDTNTESNLVDTAITNKSVAIILDPANADGSVGAVKKAVAANIPVFLVNAEINQEGLAKAQLVSNNAQGAALGATQWVESVGQKGKYVELFGAPSDNNAATRSNGYETVLTQYPDLEKAASEVANWNRTQGHDKMQSMLQANPDIIGVISGNDEMALGAIAALKEAGKLEGVKVGGFDGSPDAVDAIKAGELQYTVLQPVAVFSEEAVKQADSFIKTGNTGAKSEKQLFDCLLITKDNVDKYTAPFVLEQ
- a CDS encoding ABC transporter permease, whose amino-acid sequence is MSATNTSLPAGSTKPAAAPAKPKRKLDIAHLLLEGRAFFALIAIIVVFSFLSPYYFTVNNFLIMASHVAIFGLLAIGMLLVILNGGIDLSVGSTLGLAGVVAGWLMQGVHLDALGVILYPPVWVVVVLTCLLGAVVGAVNGVLIAFLRVPAFVATLGVLYVARGIALLMTNGLTFNNLGGRPELGNTGFDWLGFNRLGGVPIGVIVLAVLAILCGVMLSRSAFGRWLYASGGNERAADLSGVPVKFVKVTVYVLSGICAAIAGLVLSSQLTSAGPTAGTTYELTAIAAVVIGGAALTGGRGTIRGTMLGAFVIGFLSDGLVIIGVSAYWQTVFTGAVIVLAVLLNSLQYGKRAR
- a CDS encoding sugar ABC transporter ATP-binding protein yields the protein MSTPVRSAAGQGDVVLAARNIAKSYGSIHALKGVNFEIRKGQVTTLFGENGAGKSTLMKILSGVVQPTSGEIVLDGQPVVFTSSSHARDLGVSIIHQELSLAPNLNVRDNIFMGREIMMATGVDYAEEERQTRLLLEELEEDIDPLALVEELRLGQQQIVEIARALSVDSRILIMDEPTSALSASEVEVLFKVIRDLTARGVSIVYISHHLEEALQITHHAVVLRDGTMTAYAERKSIDLEWIVRNMVGENFDLGSPPTGHVMGDVALKVENLSVPDPAGAGYSVVDNLSLSVRAGEVVCIYGLMGAGRTELLECIAGRLTPSSGRVLLEGEDISRFSIADRIAMGLALVPEDRQRDGLVQTMSVGANLSLASIRAFTKGLFTSPGAEQSIVADSIRKVHIKTDGGGAAIGSLSGGNQQKVVIGKMLATDPTVILLDEPSRGIDIGAKSEVFKLLAERAKQGLAVLYSTSEVGECLSIAHRIIVMRRGKISAEFDQHVTKEKIMAASGEAAH
- a CDS encoding DUF2291 family protein, whose protein sequence is MSTVTTRKIPRQAPASRRGLIAGVAGIVLLAAMAYDTRIVQIGSEHDVRQAVFSPEAFGAENFPKIKADVEKRAVAAPELAAAIAADKKAAAEKYGVATSTGPVFPVSFTATAGERKGNAHVFSGGELPADVVVRVQTGPAVNGTDLRDATGAIEFGQFTNQIEYQNAGSAINNQMKKDVLANAGADSLTGKTAKVVGVFKLINPKSWLITPVRLDVQ
- a CDS encoding FGGY-family carbohydrate kinase, with translation MQNGCDVLIGIDSGTSVIKAVAFDLAGGQIASASVRNSYKTGLDGSATQSLGQTWRDCVSALRGLSEKVDRLAERTAALSVTAQGDGTWLVGKGNEAVGEAWLWLDARAAPTVRRLAAGPQNRARFEATGTGLNTCQQGAQIAHMDRHHTGLLDQAEVALHCKDWLYLNLTGVRATDPSEASFTFGDFRSRSYSDAAIEALGLGHRRSLLPEIVDGTEVTHGLSARAAAETGLLAGTPVSLGYVDMVMTALGAGIRTSRTNAACSTIGSTGVHMRAKAAGEVELNAEGTGYVIALPIPGIVTQVQTNMAATLNIDWILQLAGDLMADAGREIPHSELVARIEGWLKASKPGALLYHPYISEAGERGPFVNADARAGFIGLSMRHRFADLLRAVVEGLGMATRDCYAAMGALPQELRLTGGAARSGALRSVISAAIGAPVRISSREEAGAAGAAMMAAVAIGAYPDMDSCIDAWVTPLLGAAEAPDRALSYHYTTLFPAYAGARHALSPVWDQLAEIPGPAEDGPVLTTHEDAALSAQGEAQ
- a CDS encoding glycerol-3-phosphate dehydrogenase translates to MNDITEVDLVVIGGGINGAGIARDAAGRGLSVILCEKGDLAEGTSSRSGKLVHGGLRYLEYYEFRLVREALIEREVLLNSASHIIWPMRFVLPHSPDDRPAWLVRLGLFLYDHLGGRKRLPGTRQLDLRRAPEGAPILDQYTKGFEYSDCWVDDARLVVLNAVDAAERGATVLTRTACTSARRENGGWRVDLRDMRDGSVRTVRAKVVVNAAGPWVNDIVNRVAGSNSRRNVRLVKGSHIIVPKFWEGQQAYLVQNHDKRVIFINPYEGDKALIGTTDIPYEGMPEDVTADEAEIAYLMAAVNRYFKEKLRRSDVIESFSGVRPLFDDGQGNPSAVTRDYVFDLDETGGAPLLNVFGGKITTFRKLSEHALQKIAGFFPQMKGDWTRGATLPGGEIPDADYVRFAEEMRVRYPWMPRALLSHYGRLYGARLTRIVGDATALEGLGRHFGGNLYEAEVRYLVEHEWAETAEDVFWRRTKEGLRMTAAEKAAFSAWFDDSFARAA